A stretch of the Papaver somniferum cultivar HN1 chromosome 6, ASM357369v1, whole genome shotgun sequence genome encodes the following:
- the LOC113288895 gene encoding chaperone protein dnaJ 11, chloroplastic-like yields the protein MFAQTSSLSSVIPNSSPFSFSCDQFSGPKSPTSPSSVRFRQPTITAAACSTYSSSDTAQSPPHLFMSSASSSLYEVLGIPMGASGNEIKSAYRKLARVCHPDVVAMDRKDNSADTFMKIHAAYSTLSDPEKRADYDRKLFKSASSSSSSFSFSSRQSTTSSSGYTRSRNWETDQCW from the coding sequence ATGTTTGCTCAAACTTCCTCCCTTTCAAGTGTGATCCCCAATTCTTCTCCATTTTCGTTTTCTTGTGATCAATTCTCTGGACCTAAATCTCCTACTTCTCCATCAAGTGTTAGATTTCGTCAACCTACAATCACTGCAGCTGCTTGTAGTACTTATTCTTCTTCGGATACAGCACAATCACCGCCACATCTGTTCATGTCTTCAGCCTCATCGTCTCTTTATGAAGTTCTTGGAATTCCGATGGGAGCATCAGGGAATGAAATTAAATCTGCTTACCGGAAATTAGCAAGAGTTTGTCATCCGGATGTTGTCGCAATGGATAGAAAAGATAATTCTGCTGATACGTTTATGAAAATTCATGCTGCTTATTCTACTCTTTCTGATCCTGAAAAAAGAGCTGATTATGATCGAAAGCTGTTTaaatctgcttcttcttcttcttcatcgttttctttttcttctagacAATCAACTACGTCGTCTTCTGGTTATACCCGTAGCCGGAACTGGGAAACCGATCAGTGTTGGTAG